In a genomic window of Desulfobaccales bacterium:
- a CDS encoding SH3 domain-containing protein, with protein MKIVRLIVIPLISLSLYSCATNNKNANYYYSIPTVSYLRDCPGYDCQVVAEIYNANEVRFLDKNDAGWWRVQSLRDQKIGWIQGDLLSNVPLITKNYYIVADELPLRDSPGEDIVSRKLLGYGDEVQKISEKNDWWRVLAEKDKAIGWIPAKMVSEIKPEHLMEPGKTAEISSTASPPKTTSYYFVAAENIKLYIIPSIPSQVVKELKLNDPVEKISQSGSLWVKVRYPTTGAEGWAHARYFKDSPVTNKNQIVTEKKKILKKASSSSQQTKKSVESESLEPEGM; from the coding sequence ATGAAAATCGTTAGATTGATAGTAATACCGTTGATTTCATTATCACTATATTCTTGTGCTACTAATAATAAAAATGCCAATTATTATTACAGTATCCCCACTGTTAGTTATTTGCGAGACTGCCCAGGTTATGACTGTCAAGTGGTAGCTGAGATTTACAATGCTAATGAAGTAAGGTTTCTTGATAAAAACGACGCTGGGTGGTGGAGAGTCCAATCCCTGCGAGACCAGAAAATTGGGTGGATTCAGGGAGATTTATTAAGTAACGTTCCTTTAATTACAAAAAATTATTATATTGTGGCGGATGAACTGCCCTTACGAGATTCTCCTGGTGAAGACATCGTTTCCCGTAAATTGCTTGGTTACGGGGATGAGGTCCAGAAAATTTCAGAAAAGAATGATTGGTGGCGAGTATTAGCTGAAAAAGATAAAGCGATAGGATGGATTCCCGCCAAAATGGTATCAGAAATAAAGCCAGAGCATCTTATGGAGCCTGGAAAGACCGCTGAAATTAGTTCTACAGCTTCCCCTCCTAAGACGACCTCTTATTACTTTGTTGCTGCAGAAAATATAAAACTGTACATAATACCCTCAATACCTTCACAAGTAGTGAAGGAATTAAAACTCAACGATCCAGTTGAAAAAATTTCTCAATCAGGTTCTTTGTGGGTTAAAGTAAGATATCCCACTACGGGTGCGGAAGGATGGGCTCACGCTCGCTACTTTAAAGATTCTCCTGTAACTAACAAAAATCAGATTGTAACGGAAAAGAAGAAAATTCTCAAAAAAGCTTCATCATCGAGCCAACAAACCAAAAAATCTGTAGAATCTGAATCCCTGGAACCAGAAGGGATGTAA
- a CDS encoding PLP-dependent aspartate aminotransferase family protein yields MHKSTKAIHLGALESPVYGEVSPPIFQTSTFAFPSAEEGAARFSGEKPGYIYTRMGNPTVKALEDNIAGLENGLAGMATASGMAAIGTVFLSLLSQGDHLLASDCLYGPTHVMLESELPRFGIATTFVDTSDVHNLEPALRPNTKMIYLETPTNPTLKITDIQRTAEIAHRHGALVAVDNTFASPYLQRPLELGADLVVQSLTKILNGHSDVIGGMIIVKDAELYKRIRKVLNLFGGTMDPHQAWLILRGVRTLPLRIERAQENAMKLAAFLSNHPNVAWTCYPGMTDHPQYDLAKQQMDGFGAMLCFGVKNGLEGGRVLLNNLRLITLAVSLGGVESLIEHPASMTHASVPRAQREQAGILDELVRLSVGCEDFGDLCADLDQALNKIE; encoded by the coding sequence ATGCACAAATCAACCAAAGCCATTCATCTGGGAGCTCTGGAGAGTCCCGTCTATGGGGAGGTATCGCCTCCGATCTTCCAGACGTCCACCTTCGCTTTTCCCAGCGCCGAAGAAGGGGCTGCCCGGTTCAGTGGTGAGAAACCCGGATATATTTATACCCGCATGGGCAACCCCACGGTGAAGGCCCTGGAAGATAACATTGCCGGCCTGGAAAACGGTCTTGCCGGAATGGCGACGGCTTCCGGCATGGCTGCCATCGGCACCGTTTTTCTGAGCCTTTTAAGCCAGGGTGACCACCTCCTGGCCTCCGACTGTCTCTATGGACCGACGCATGTTATGCTTGAAAGCGAACTTCCCAGGTTCGGAATCGCTACCACCTTTGTAGATACTTCGGATGTGCACAACCTCGAGCCGGCTCTGCGGCCTAACACCAAGATGATTTACCTGGAGACCCCCACCAATCCAACCTTGAAGATTACCGATATTCAGAGAACCGCGGAAATCGCCCACCGGCACGGAGCTCTTGTGGCAGTGGACAACACCTTTGCCAGCCCCTATTTGCAACGTCCGCTGGAGCTGGGGGCCGACCTGGTAGTGCAGAGCTTGACCAAAATCCTCAACGGACATAGCGATGTGATCGGTGGCATGATCATCGTCAAGGATGCCGAACTTTATAAAAGAATCCGCAAGGTCCTGAACCTGTTTGGCGGGACTATGGACCCCCACCAGGCCTGGCTTATCTTGAGAGGAGTCCGCACCCTCCCGCTGAGGATAGAAAGAGCCCAGGAAAATGCCATGAAATTGGCGGCCTTTCTCAGCAACCACCCTAATGTGGCCTGGACCTGTTACCCAGGAATGACCGATCACCCCCAGTATGACCTCGCCAAACAGCAGATGGATGGCTTTGGAGCCATGCTCTGTTTTGGCGTGAAAAACGGCCTGGAAGGTGGCAGAGTCCTGCTCAACAACCTGCGCTTGATCACCCTGGCGGTATCTTTGGGAGGCGTGGAATCCTTGATCGAACATCCAGCCTCTATGACTCACGCCTCAGTCCCCCGGGCCCAACGGGAACAAGCCGGCATTCTGGACGAACTGGTGCGTCTCTCGGTGGGCTGCGAGGATTTTGGCGATCTCTGTGCCGACCTCGATCAAGCTCTCAATAAAATTGAGTAA
- a CDS encoding response regulator transcription factor, which produces MGSFSIVLADDHVMFREGIRKIIERIEETVIIGEVNDGLELLELLKKSCPNLVVLDISMPNLRGLEAIREIKKYYPQVKILVLTMHRKKEFIRQALADGADGFLLKEDPSGELIRAVQALKKGEKYLSRLISDDLIRLTLEFDQNDTLTSREKEVLILLVEGKKSQEIANALFISVNTVRRHRYNIMEKLNINNLADLVKYAISQNYTLITPK; this is translated from the coding sequence TTGGGTTCTTTTAGCATCGTTTTGGCTGACGATCACGTGATGTTCCGAGAAGGGATACGGAAAATTATCGAACGGATTGAGGAAACTGTTATTATTGGCGAAGTCAACGATGGCCTTGAGTTGCTGGAATTATTGAAGAAGTCCTGCCCTAATCTTGTCGTCCTGGATATTTCCATGCCAAATCTTCGGGGTTTGGAGGCTATCCGCGAAATCAAAAAGTATTACCCCCAGGTGAAGATCTTGGTTTTGACCATGCATCGTAAAAAAGAATTTATTCGTCAAGCCCTGGCTGATGGCGCCGATGGATTTCTGTTGAAGGAAGACCCCAGTGGTGAGTTGATCCGGGCCGTCCAGGCCCTAAAAAAGGGAGAAAAATACCTCTCCCGGCTTATTTCCGACGACCTGATAAGGTTGACTTTGGAGTTTGACCAAAACGATACTTTAACAAGTCGCGAAAAGGAGGTCTTAATCCTCTTGGTGGAAGGCAAGAAAAGCCAAGAAATTGCTAATGCTTTATTTATCAGCGTCAATACAGTGCGTCGGCACCGTTATAACATCATGGAAAAGCTGAACATTAACAATCTGGCCGATTTGGTCAAGTACGCGATCTCCCAAAACTATACCCTAATTACTCCTAAATGA
- the hslO gene encoding Hsp33 family molecular chaperone HslO, with protein MADYLVRAITKDGSVRALACVTTQLVDEACRRHGTYPTASAALGRALTGGALMGALLKSGQRVALKFEGNGPLQKIVVEAESNGLVRGYVGVPYVGLPPRGRKLDVAGALGKEGFLRVTKDLRMKEPYTGVVRLLSGEIAEDLAFYLVESEQIPSAVGLGVFVEPDGNVAAAGGFLIQSLPPANDAVIDKLAGHIKKLPAITELLRNGKTPEDLLGLIFADIPFITLEKYVLAFRCSCSRERVEKALISLGREELASLLEQHEETALTCEFCRENYVLGRADLERLLGEMQAS; from the coding sequence GTGGCGGATTACCTGGTTCGAGCTATAACGAAAGACGGCAGCGTCCGGGCATTGGCCTGCGTAACCACGCAGCTTGTCGATGAGGCCTGCCGCCGTCACGGCACCTATCCCACCGCTTCTGCTGCGCTGGGGCGGGCCTTGACCGGAGGGGCGCTCATGGGGGCGCTTCTGAAAAGCGGTCAGCGGGTGGCCCTCAAGTTCGAGGGCAACGGACCTCTGCAAAAAATCGTGGTGGAAGCCGAAAGCAACGGCTTGGTGCGGGGGTATGTAGGAGTACCCTATGTGGGCCTGCCGCCCCGGGGGAGAAAGTTAGATGTGGCCGGCGCCCTCGGGAAAGAGGGATTCCTTAGGGTAACCAAAGACTTGAGGATGAAGGAGCCCTACACGGGCGTAGTCAGACTCTTATCCGGCGAAATCGCCGAAGACCTGGCCTTCTACCTGGTCGAGTCGGAGCAGATTCCCTCCGCGGTGGGGCTGGGGGTCTTTGTTGAACCTGACGGGAACGTTGCCGCGGCGGGCGGTTTTCTGATCCAGTCCCTTCCCCCTGCCAACGATGCCGTCATAGACAAGTTGGCTGGACATATAAAGAAACTGCCCGCCATTACCGAGCTGCTGCGCAATGGCAAAACCCCGGAAGACCTCTTGGGGCTTATCTTCGCCGATATTCCTTTCATCACCCTGGAAAAGTACGTCCTGGCCTTCCGGTGTTCCTGCAGCCGGGAACGAGTGGAAAAAGCCCTTATCAGCCTCGGCCGGGAAGAACTGGCCTCCCTCCTCGAACAGCACGAGGAAACCGCCCTAACCTGCGAATTTTGCCGCGAAAATTACGTGTTGGGTCGAGCAGACCTGGAGCGGCTTCTGGGGGAAATGCAGGCATCTTGA
- the aroF gene encoding 3-deoxy-7-phosphoheptulonate synthase gives MILVLSQGITKEAKERLKDTLRAEDYLVKEIKGVEETILGVVGKIRRDIGYYEGLPGVAKAIPISSPYKLVSREFHPTPSLIKVGDAAIGGDRLVVIAGPCGVEDRQMTLDIARAVRQSGAVLFRGGAFKPRTSPYSFQGLGEAGLKILSEVREETGLGIVTEMTSISQADLMMKYVDLIQIGARNMQNFELLKCAGRLGKPVLLKRGLSATIEEWLMSAEYILSEGNDQVILCERGIRTFEPYTRNTLDLTAVPIIKKLTHLPIIVDPSHATGLRDKVSPMARAAIAAGADGLIIEVHTEPDKALSDGPQSLYPGQFEQLMRDLYVIGPLVGKQLDYTYLEKARMIRRAGELGGTPVQAAYAGVPGSFSHKACRQFFGEDVPLQTCSSFREVFDLVDRGQAAFGLLPLENSLTGSFHENYDLFLEYDLKIAGEVTLRIKHNLIGHENTLLQGIKRIYSHPQVFRQCKEFLEAHPDWDRIACQDTATCVERVKKNNDPGEAAIAGDEAARLYGMVVLKEGVEMNPRNFTRFVVISKQGDLPGLKNKTSLIYSVSDRPGSLFETLRVFADHSINLVKLESRPIHDRPWEYLFYVDVDLDLSAEPNRPLLEQLRAKTEYFKSLGSYQKGGAGITGVEKGASGTK, from the coding sequence ATGATACTGGTACTGAGCCAAGGCATCACCAAGGAAGCCAAAGAAAGACTGAAAGACACCCTCCGGGCCGAAGATTACCTGGTCAAGGAAATTAAAGGCGTGGAGGAGACCATCCTGGGGGTGGTCGGTAAAATCCGCCGGGATATCGGCTACTATGAGGGTCTGCCCGGCGTGGCCAAGGCCATTCCTATATCGAGTCCCTATAAACTGGTAAGCCGTGAGTTCCATCCCACTCCTTCTCTCATCAAGGTCGGCGACGCGGCCATCGGGGGCGACCGCCTGGTGGTGATTGCCGGCCCCTGTGGGGTGGAGGACCGGCAAATGACCCTGGACATCGCCCGGGCGGTGCGCCAGAGCGGGGCCGTGCTCTTCCGGGGCGGCGCGTTCAAGCCGCGCACCTCTCCATACTCTTTCCAGGGTCTGGGCGAAGCAGGGCTGAAGATCCTCAGCGAGGTGCGAGAGGAAACGGGGCTGGGGATTGTTACCGAGATGACCTCCATCAGCCAGGCCGACCTCATGATGAAATACGTGGACCTGATCCAGATCGGGGCCCGGAACATGCAAAACTTTGAACTCCTCAAGTGTGCCGGCCGCCTCGGCAAGCCGGTGCTCTTGAAAAGGGGCCTCTCGGCCACTATCGAGGAGTGGCTCATGTCCGCTGAATACATTCTCTCAGAAGGCAACGATCAGGTGATCCTCTGTGAGCGCGGCATCCGCACCTTTGAGCCTTATACCCGGAACACCCTCGATCTCACCGCGGTGCCCATAATCAAGAAACTGACGCACCTGCCCATCATCGTCGATCCCAGCCACGCCACTGGTCTGCGGGACAAGGTGAGCCCCATGGCCCGGGCCGCCATCGCAGCGGGCGCCGACGGACTCATTATCGAAGTGCACACTGAGCCCGACAAGGCCCTTTCCGACGGCCCCCAGAGCCTCTACCCCGGCCAGTTTGAGCAGCTTATGCGGGACCTGTACGTCATCGGCCCGCTGGTGGGCAAACAGCTGGATTACACGTATCTCGAGAAGGCCAGGATGATCCGGAGGGCCGGCGAGTTGGGGGGGACACCGGTTCAGGCGGCCTACGCCGGCGTGCCGGGCTCTTTCAGCCACAAGGCCTGCCGTCAGTTTTTCGGGGAGGATGTGCCTTTGCAGACCTGCTCCTCCTTCCGGGAGGTCTTCGACTTGGTGGACCGCGGCCAGGCGGCCTTTGGCCTGCTCCCCCTGGAGAATAGTCTGACCGGCAGTTTCCATGAGAACTACGATCTGTTCCTGGAATACGACCTCAAGATTGCCGGTGAGGTGACTCTGAGGATCAAGCACAACCTTATCGGACACGAGAACACGCTGCTTCAGGGGATTAAGCGGATTTACTCGCATCCCCAGGTCTTCCGGCAATGCAAGGAGTTCCTGGAGGCGCATCCCGACTGGGACCGTATCGCCTGCCAGGATACGGCCACCTGTGTCGAAAGGGTCAAGAAGAATAACGATCCCGGGGAGGCGGCCATCGCCGGGGACGAAGCGGCCAGGCTTTACGGGATGGTGGTGTTGAAAGAAGGCGTCGAGATGAATCCCCGCAATTTCACCCGCTTTGTGGTCATCTCCAAGCAGGGCGACCTGCCGGGCCTCAAGAACAAGACCTCGCTTATCTATTCGGTGAGCGACCGTCCGGGTTCACTCTTCGAAACGCTGCGAGTCTTTGCCGACCACAGCATCAACCTGGTGAAACTGGAATCCCGGCCCATCCACGACCGGCCCTGGGAATATCTCTTCTATGTAGATGTGGACCTGGACCTGTCAGCCGAGCCGAACCGCCCTCTTCTTGAGCAGTTGCGGGCCAAGACGGAATACTTCAAATCCTTGGGGAGTTATCAGAAGGGAGGCGCAGGAATAACCGGGGTGGAAAAGGGGGCGTCCGGGACCAAGTAA
- a CDS encoding NUDIX hydrolase: protein MLTQEKCPQCGYGTQKHRNPVPTVDIIIEYRDQGLILIERANPPHGWALPGGFVDYGESLEIAALREAREETGLTVTLLGQFHTYSDPERDPRRHTITTVYVAHGDGTPQAADDARHLAIFTPEQLPEVLAFDHKRILADYLKVRPQWLAKIKKTY from the coding sequence ATGCTGACCCAAGAAAAGTGCCCTCAGTGCGGTTACGGGACCCAGAAGCACCGTAATCCGGTACCTACGGTCGATATCATTATCGAATATCGCGACCAGGGCTTGATTTTGATCGAACGGGCTAATCCGCCGCACGGTTGGGCGTTGCCCGGGGGGTTCGTGGATTACGGCGAATCTTTAGAAATCGCCGCCCTACGAGAGGCCCGGGAGGAAACCGGACTTACCGTAACTCTCCTGGGACAGTTCCATACCTATTCGGACCCCGAGCGCGATCCCCGGCGCCATACCATCACCACCGTGTACGTAGCTCACGGCGACGGCACTCCCCAGGCTGCGGACGACGCCCGTCACCTGGCCATCTTTACTCCGGAACAACTGCCTGAGGTGCTGGCTTTTGACCATAAGCGCATCCTGGCGGATTACCTTAAAGTTCGTCCGCAATGGCTAGCTAAAATTAAGAAGACTTATTAG
- a CDS encoding class I SAM-dependent rRNA methyltransferase, producing the protein MSPIPQIRLTPKGLRWQRTGHPWVYRNDLESIPKLAAGELVAMTDASGRFLGQAFYSAASRIALRLVTAGNNIVNRVFWEDRLKRALAYRRQVVFETDAYRLIYGEADGFPGLMVDTYAGHLAIQTLHPGMERWLPTIIEILVEQLAPASVTLRHDAEVRHQEGLPLEVKTVYGELSDRVEVREGAVRLWADIRAGQKTGLFLDQRENRRAAAIFSHGEVLDAFAYQGAFAMHLAPLAQRVTLVESSGPALAVAQENASLNGYNHLDLVKANVFNFLKEAVAEGRRFDLISLDPPAFAKSRLERAGAAKGYKEINRRAFQLLQPGGILVTSSCSYNLSEPEFLEIVREAAADTHRQARIVERRGAAKDHPALLSLPESLYLKCLILEVE; encoded by the coding sequence ATGAGTCCTATACCGCAGATCCGATTGACGCCCAAGGGGCTCAGGTGGCAGCGCACCGGGCACCCTTGGGTCTATCGCAATGACCTGGAAAGCATCCCGAAGCTGGCCGCGGGTGAACTGGTGGCCATGACCGATGCCAGTGGCCGCTTCTTGGGACAGGCCTTTTACAGCGCCGCGTCCCGCATCGCCTTGAGATTGGTAACTGCCGGAAATAACATCGTAAATAGGGTATTTTGGGAGGACCGGCTTAAACGAGCCTTGGCGTATCGGCGTCAGGTCGTGTTTGAGACTGACGCCTACCGCCTGATTTACGGGGAGGCGGACGGGTTCCCTGGCCTGATGGTAGATACCTATGCCGGCCACCTGGCAATTCAGACCCTGCACCCGGGTATGGAGCGCTGGCTACCCACCATAATTGAGATTTTGGTGGAGCAGTTGGCGCCGGCTTCGGTGACCCTGCGCCATGATGCCGAGGTGCGCCACCAAGAGGGGCTGCCTCTGGAAGTAAAGACGGTTTACGGGGAACTGTCGGATCGGGTGGAGGTCCGGGAGGGCGCGGTCAGGTTGTGGGCGGATATCCGGGCCGGCCAAAAAACCGGGCTCTTTTTAGACCAGCGGGAAAACCGCCGGGCCGCAGCAATCTTCTCGCATGGGGAAGTCCTGGACGCGTTTGCCTATCAGGGGGCGTTTGCCATGCACCTGGCGCCACTGGCCCAACGGGTCACCCTGGTGGAGAGTTCGGGGCCGGCCCTGGCGGTAGCCCAAGAAAACGCCAGCCTGAATGGCTATAACCATCTGGACCTGGTCAAGGCCAATGTCTTTAACTTCCTGAAGGAGGCAGTGGCTGAGGGCCGACGCTTCGACCTCATCTCGTTGGACCCGCCGGCCTTTGCCAAGAGCCGTCTGGAACGGGCCGGGGCGGCCAAAGGTTACAAAGAGATTAACCGCCGGGCCTTTCAGTTGCTCCAACCCGGAGGCATTCTGGTTACTTCATCCTGCTCCTATAACCTGAGCGAGCCGGAATTTCTGGAGATCGTGCGGGAAGCTGCTGCGGACACTCATCGCCAGGCCCGCATCGTAGAGCGCCGGGGTGCGGCCAAGGACCACCCTGCCCTGCTCTCGTTGCCGGAGAGCTTGTATCTCAAGTGCCTGATTTTGGAGGTGGAGTAG
- a CDS encoding PAS domain-containing protein, with protein sequence MLDSLTIAAIIVVLLGVTWWYAHSTNRLLRQAQDQVAAMQRQALAKIEELQLSYAQILHETEGRRQAEGRLDESEARFAAFMRHLPGTASMRDTHGGYLFANETWEKVFGRKGSDWMGKTLEEVWPPELASRFRELDRQVLELWQPLESIETLEQDGLTNFWLNNQFPILNQDGQVVMVGAIGIDITARRQAEEALRKSEKKLRSLTAQLLTAQENERKRLAAELHDELGHALLTLKLKLEALAEQLQPQQVSLKIEISKILRFISETIGEVRRLYLDLNPGDLEDLGLTAALESMIEDFVALQKKIKWEVKIDNLDGLFPLPVQTAIYRVVQEALTNIGKHAYPNHVSLAAHREDGHVAFVIDDNGRGFDRNKVFIEKNTLGLLSMEERVMILGGAFELVSTENRGTRISFTIPLRGRA encoded by the coding sequence ATGCTTGATTCTCTTACCATTGCAGCTATAATCGTGGTCTTACTGGGGGTCACCTGGTGGTATGCCCATTCGACGAACCGCCTGCTGCGCCAAGCTCAAGATCAAGTCGCAGCAATGCAGCGTCAAGCCCTCGCCAAGATCGAAGAGCTGCAATTGTCTTATGCCCAAATTCTTCACGAAACCGAAGGGCGTCGGCAGGCGGAAGGCAGGCTTGATGAAAGCGAGGCTCGCTTCGCCGCGTTTATGCGACATCTACCCGGAACAGCCTCGATGAGGGACACTCATGGTGGCTACCTTTTTGCCAACGAAACTTGGGAAAAAGTTTTTGGCCGCAAGGGGTCCGATTGGATGGGAAAGACCTTGGAGGAAGTCTGGCCTCCAGAACTGGCCAGCCGGTTTCGGGAGCTGGATCGGCAAGTATTGGAGTTATGGCAACCGTTGGAAAGTATCGAAACCCTGGAGCAGGATGGCTTGACCAATTTCTGGCTGAATAACCAATTCCCCATCCTGAACCAGGATGGCCAAGTAGTGATGGTGGGAGCCATTGGGATAGACATCACCGCACGGCGACAGGCAGAGGAGGCTTTGCGAAAGTCAGAGAAAAAACTCCGTTCCCTTACCGCGCAGTTGCTTACGGCTCAGGAAAATGAGCGCAAACGTTTGGCAGCGGAGCTGCATGATGAGTTGGGGCATGCCCTGTTGACTTTGAAGCTTAAGTTGGAAGCTTTGGCGGAGCAGTTGCAGCCACAGCAAGTGTCATTGAAAATCGAAATAAGTAAGATCCTCAGGTTTATCAGCGAGACCATCGGCGAAGTGCGCCGTCTTTATTTAGATTTGAATCCAGGCGATCTGGAAGATCTGGGGCTGACCGCCGCACTGGAATCCATGATCGAAGATTTCGTCGCCTTGCAAAAGAAGATTAAATGGGAGGTCAAGATAGACAACCTTGATGGCCTGTTCCCTTTGCCGGTCCAGACTGCGATCTACCGGGTCGTGCAGGAGGCCTTGACGAATATCGGAAAACACGCTTACCCCAACCATGTGTCGCTGGCAGCACACAGGGAAGACGGGCACGTTGCCTTTGTCATCGATGACAATGGCCGGGGGTTTGACCGGAACAAAGTCTTCATTGAGAAAAACACCTTAGGACTACTCTCCATGGAAGAGCGGGTGATGATTCTTGGGGGAGCTTTTGAACTCGTGAGCACAGAAAACCGGGGCACTCGTATCTCTTTTACCATTCCACTGCGCGGGAGGGCTTGA
- a CDS encoding 3-deoxy-D-manno-octulosonic acid transferase: protein MADNRLIFFYKMVSTIGGLVGWPYFYWHLKSRGQGESFLPRLGLKLPTGPLPPGSPRLWLHGVSVGEIQAAIPLFRELKTLLPQASFIISTGTETGQMLARKHFTPLGALVCYFPLDIPWAVQRYLNYLRPQIFIGLESEIWPNFLYMAHKRGIRLALVNGRLSDKSLRRFVKYRRYLNNIINLFDLVAAGSLQDYQRFQRLGISPNKLHLTGNLKYDRLLQGRDDARLEEFRGILNSPGTYGPVWLAASTHPGEEEVILDAYEKLLAPSPALNLILAPRHPQRAPDLARLLAGRGLKSQLWSRLKSGEDSRRHPVVIIDTIGDLFTLYGLADVTFIGGSLVPHGGQNILEPAAWGRAPIYGPHLENFLWAKAILEEVGAGIMVTDADSLAQAVERFLAQTELNLELGRLAQAALIPHQGASRRQAELIASLVHPQ, encoded by the coding sequence TTGGCTGATAACAGACTAATATTCTTTTATAAAATGGTCAGTACCATTGGTGGTCTGGTAGGCTGGCCATACTTCTACTGGCACCTGAAATCCCGGGGCCAGGGTGAAAGTTTTCTGCCTCGTCTGGGCCTTAAGTTGCCAACGGGGCCTTTGCCCCCCGGTTCGCCTCGCTTGTGGCTCCATGGCGTCTCCGTGGGCGAAATCCAGGCCGCAATCCCCCTGTTTCGTGAGCTCAAGACCCTCCTGCCCCAGGCCTCCTTCATCATCAGCACCGGCACCGAAACCGGCCAAATGCTGGCCCGCAAGCACTTTACTCCCTTGGGCGCCCTGGTCTGCTACTTCCCCTTGGACATCCCCTGGGCGGTGCAGCGCTACCTGAACTACCTCCGCCCCCAGATATTCATTGGCCTGGAATCGGAGATCTGGCCGAATTTCCTGTATATGGCGCACAAACGTGGCATTCGTCTGGCCCTGGTCAATGGCCGGCTCTCCGATAAATCCTTAAGAAGATTTGTTAAATATAGACGGTATCTTAATAATATTATTAATCTATTTGATCTAGTTGCCGCGGGCTCGCTCCAGGATTATCAGCGGTTCCAGCGCCTGGGAATTTCACCAAACAAACTCCATCTCACCGGCAATCTGAAATACGACCGCTTGCTGCAGGGCCGCGATGATGCCCGCCTTGAGGAGTTCCGTGGTATCTTAAACAGTCCCGGGACCTATGGTCCGGTATGGCTGGCAGCCTCCACCCACCCCGGCGAAGAGGAAGTGATCCTTGACGCCTATGAGAAACTGCTGGCCCCCTCCCCTGCTTTAAACCTCATTTTGGCGCCTCGCCATCCGCAACGCGCCCCCGATTTAGCCCGGCTCCTTGCCGGCCGCGGCCTTAAAAGTCAGCTCTGGTCCCGCCTCAAGTCCGGCGAGGATTCACGCCGTCACCCCGTGGTTATCATCGATACTATCGGCGACCTCTTCACCCTATACGGTTTAGCCGACGTCACCTTTATCGGCGGCAGCCTCGTGCCCCACGGCGGCCAAAACATCCTGGAACCCGCGGCCTGGGGTCGCGCCCCCATCTACGGCCCTCATCTGGAAAACTTTCTCTGGGCCAAAGCGATCCTGGAAGAAGTGGGAGCCGGTATCATGGTCACAGATGCTGACTCCCTGGCCCAGGCCGTGGAGCGTTTCTTAGCCCAAACCGAGCTCAACTTAGAGTTGGGCCGGCTCGCCCAGGCGGCCTTGATCCCCCACCAGGGCGCATCCCGCCGCCAGGCCGAATTAATCGCCTCCCTGGTTCACCCGCAGTAA
- a CDS encoding DsrE family protein has translation MKLLRLLIIIIVVLAGFGQAALAGSSDPLFVNLTTDDNHKANMAIAFSMEQLKRGHPVTIYVNSQAIQIVNKANNKRYAMQQQKLTEFTSKGGTVYACQVCEKFLKFTESDLIPGVKLSTANSVTEALFKDNTKTLSW, from the coding sequence ATGAAATTGTTGCGGCTTCTCATAATCATAATAGTTGTCTTGGCCGGCTTCGGCCAGGCCGCCCTGGCGGGCAGTTCTGATCCGCTCTTTGTGAACCTGACGACGGATGATAACCACAAGGCCAATATGGCGATCGCTTTCTCCATGGAGCAATTGAAACGCGGCCATCCGGTGACGATCTATGTCAATAGCCAGGCGATTCAGATAGTCAACAAGGCCAACAACAAACGGTATGCCATGCAACAACAGAAACTGACCGAGTTTACCAGTAAAGGCGGCACGGTTTATGCCTGTCAAGTGTGCGAGAAATTTCTCAAGTTTACAGAGTCCGACCTCATCCCGGGTGTGAAGTTGAGCACGGCCAATTCGGTCACCGAGGCCCTATTCAAAGATAACACCAAAACACTTTCCTGGTAA